In the genome of Arvicola amphibius chromosome 2, mArvAmp1.2, whole genome shotgun sequence, the window AAGCTTTCTGGGTTTGCCCACAccgctttaaaaatatattttttgttattgtgtcTGTGGTGTGGGTTTGGGAATGCGCATGCTACAGTCTCCTagaggaggtcagagggcaactgttCAGAGTCAtccctctccttccacatttgtgtgagttccagggtttAAACCGAGGTGGCCAGGTATGCCAAGTAAGCACCTTTAGCCACTGCATGGACCCATGTTGCTGACCCACTtacttcttcttttaaaaaataatttgtttttatttaatgtgcatttgcGTTTTCCTGTGTGCATGCCTATTGTGTAAGGGTttaggatcccctggaaatgcAGACAGACAGTTATGAGCAACAGtgtgggacttgaacctgggtctaCTGGAAGAGTAGCCTCTGCCCTTCAGTGccaagccatttttccagcccccaccctcttttttgtttgtttgttttggtttgttttttgtttgtttggttggttttttgtttttgttttgagacagatttctctgtgtagttctggctgtcttggaaatcattctgtagcccaggctggcctcgaactcaagagatcgacctgcttctgcctcctgagtgcttggattctctgttagttcaaggccagcctggtctacagtgcaaattccagggcagccagggctacacagagaaatcttttctcaaaacaaacaaagaaaaccaaaactcaaaaatcaaaaagattttaAGTCTTGTTATAACAGGCATCTAggaagtgtttttgttttaaaaggacCAACTTTTCAGTTGCCCTCTAAGGCAACAATAAAGCAGTAGAAACTCTTGCATCTCCATCTAGTTTGGTACCCATCTCTGTTCCTTTGCAAAGGTTGAAAGCACAGCAACAGCCATTGTCTTAAAGCTGTGGCTGTCTTAGATTTTAGGATCTGCAGAACATCCTTAAACCATTCCCACATGAGGCCCTGCCTGAGGACAAGTTAATACCTAGGAAACAAtaagaatctttttttaagatttatttttattctacgAGTATTGGCTTCTTGCCCATGTGTATAtaagtgcaccacatgcatgcttggtattcttggaagccagaggacaatgaattcccctggaactggagtcaccatgtgggttctaggaagtaaaccccagttctctggaagagcagctagagctCCCACCTACCAAGTCatccatcactccagccccaccAATACGAATCTTTGACAGCCTTAGTCTGTCATGATTACCAGAGTCAGAATGTTGAGTTTTAAAATTCTAGCTACATTATGAACTAGGAAATATTCAGACAAATTTAGCTTATTCATCTCATGAGccattctgtttttatatgtacaatataaaaattgggggaggaagagagagacagaggagggagagagagagagagagagagagagagagagagagagagagagagagagagagagagagagagagagaaaggaagaagagaagaggagagactgGGTCTGGGCTGGCAGGGgattttgaagcctcaaagcccacctctcagtgacacacctcctccagcaaggccacacctacactAACAAGTACTCTTCCCCTATTCATTCTAACCCTTCTCAAGCCACTCCTAATGACCAAGCAGTCAAccacatgagtatgtgtgtaccAATCTTATTCAAAAGACTGAACCAGTTTCTCAAAGATTCATTATTCAGAAAACATACTTAGTCTAACCAGTTTCTCTctaataatcacatggaaatgtAGTATGGATtctgagagaaaaaatataaaagtgataTAAAAgtctggtgtaggagttccttctgtttatgtgttgctttcattgaatgaataaagaaactgccttggcctagttgatagggcagaacttaggtaggcggagtagacagaactgaatgctgggaagaagggcagagtggcaaacgccatggatctcctgcctgagatagacgctggttagaatcttgccagtaagccacaattatgtggcaatacacagattaatgtaaatgggttaagatgtaagaattagccaataagaagttagagctaatgggtcaggcagtgtttaaatgaatacagtttctgtgtgattatttcgggtgtaagctagccgggacgaaaagcaggccctctctcatTGCAACGAAAGTCACATATGGTTGGCACCAAGAAAGCCTCATCATTTTTATAGTTATATAAGAAAGAGCTGCTCTTAATCACAGGTCCCAGATAccaagagaaatggaaaattttccttCAGCACCTGTAAGAATATGCAGTCTTTGGACAGATCATATtggattttctttgggacatTAGATACTCAGAATTTGTTATAAAGTTTGTCACAATGACCCAGTGGACAAAGAGAGTTAGTACAGCTTATGGGGGCAAAGGTGGTCCTATTCTGCTGTTGCTTTACTCATTGTTCCAATCTACTGTCAGAATTACTGTATGGGAGAATCTTAGTATGTATGAACAGTAACCGTGTGGTGAGCAAGACATCTTGAACCTATATGAACATAGTGTCGCAATAACTTCTTATATGGTCTAGACAGCTGGTACTGTGAAGTTCACCCTTGtggaaatgtatgtgtgtgcttttagGAGTCAGTGACCTTTGAGGATTTGGCTGTGCACTTCACCATGGAGGAGTGGGCTATGCTGGATCCATCCCAAAAGGAGCTCTACAAAGATATGATGATGGTAATATTGAGAAACATGGTCTCTATAGGTAAAGACATCCATTCTCATAATAGGTCAGTCAAACAAAAGAGCTTCTAGCTCATCGCTGCTGCATGAACTGAAATATGGTAAAGATTTGGGGGTGCTTACATGGCAAGGGAGACACCAAGATCAGGAAGCTGGTTTTCTTAGTCCATTCTCACTGACTCCTGCGACTTTCCCAAATGTAGAAAAGTTGACTGTATAATTTGTGGTAATAGGAGACTGTGTTCACATTCTGccacccaccaaaaaaaaaaaaaaaaaaaaaaaggttgaaggggaagcccagccaatcaccttgtttatAAGGTGTGTCCCGCTTAGGCTAATacttacttataaaatcttgcgggcctgcaacCCGCCggttctttgttttcctgcgctcctcgctggaaccttggatttgtaagttcccttttctttcctttattaaagctgaatattatatatattaaagctagtctggttaatcataactgccgatcaaccatgccccttGAAAAGGTGGCAGGGGTGAGTATATAAGATGGGCAACTTTATACCATGAATTTAGTTGGAATCTACTAATGTTTTCCCTGTAGTATCATGATTTATAATGATTCATTTTGATCTGTATTTTAGGAAACATGAGGAAACAGCAAAAGATTGAAAATTCTGGCATAAAGCTAAGGTAATTCAGGTTCCTCAATGTTTATGGTGCCATAGGACATTTTACAAAGAGGTAAAAGAGACAAATATGTCAAGTTTCAATCTGAGTTGATTTCAGGAAATTGTCTCTGAAACTTCCAATATGTTTCAAGTCATCAATAAGAACATCTCGGATACTCAAGCACTGAAAACAACTTGAGTATcactatacatgcatacatacgatATCATACTTCACATGTACAAACTTTATACCATATACAATATAGAATATGAAATATCCATTTATCTGCCATCTTCGGTATGAGGTGCATAGGAAACAAAATAAGATGTCACTTTTAGAAAGGAACTAACTGTTGAGAGAGTATGTATAGATAGGTGTGGgccacacttttaatctcagcacatgggaagcagaggcaggtaaatctctgatttagaggccagcctggtctacttagtgagtttcaggccagccagcacTTCAAAgtgaaatcttatctcaaaaaaataaataaaacaaacagaaagataacTCAATATGGGCATTTATCTTAAGGTTTCTactgaagagacactatgaccatggcaacttataaaggaaaacatttatttgggtctGGTTTCCAGgctcaaaggtttagtccattatttttGTGGACTTGTAAACAAGCATGGTGATAGAGAAGGAGCTGgaagttctacatctggacccacaggccacagaaaagaaaagagcatgaCAACTGGGTCTAgactgagcatctgaaacctcaaaacccatccccagtgacttacttcctccaacatggccacatcccctaatagtaccactccctatgggcttatgggagccatttttattcaaaccaccatagcatTCAAGTAGTTCAAAATGCAACATCATTTTCATCATCTGAAATCAGTATTGGACATCAAATTGTGCACAATATTGAATGTTGAAATGGGTATTTAAATGTGACATACACATTTAATGTTTGCCAAACATGGAAACAATATAACTTCTCATTGTGTTTATTATGCCATTGCTGTTATTACAGCTATCCTCAAATCATGCTGCATAGCATTCCATGAAAACATGTTCAGAATTCCTACCGTACACAGAACCAGTATTTCTACTTGTAAATCATTAATAATCAAACACTTAGCaatctacttttttatttcttacagaTGTCAACTGGTGGAGAAACTCCATGAGTGTAAGGAAGATCAGGAGTATGCAGAAATCATCAGCTTCTCTACAGAGGGCATTGTGAACCATAAATTTTATCCaggagtatatatatatatatatatatatatatatatatatatatatatatatatatatatatatatatgtaaaagaaatgggctTGTAAATGTAGTCATTGGCTATTTAGCTCTAAGTGTGCCGTTAAAACCTAGGCCAGGGCGGAAAACAAATGAAGTTCAGGAGCATAATAAAGAATCAGGGGACACCTCCAGCTCTTCCCCATCTTTTCAGAAGCACAAAAGTGCTGGCATGGAAGAGAAATCTAATGAAAATAAGCAGTCTAATGAAGACATGAGAATCGGTCAGACTCATGAAAGCACTCCTGCTGAAGAAAAGCGCCATGAATGTAAGCAGTGTGGGAAAACGTTTACTTCTCTCAGGTCCTTAAAGGGTCATGAACAATATCACCATGCAAAGAAATCCTTTGCATGTaaacagtgtgggaaagccttccctTCCCTCAGTTTCCTACAAGTCCACAAAAGAATCCACACCGGCGAGAGGCCTTACACGTGTAAGCAGTGTGGGAAGACCTTTGCTTATTCCAGTTCTCTTCTAAGACGTGAGAAGATTCACACTGGCTTGAGTCCCCATCAGTGTCAACTGTGTGGGAAAACCTTTACTCGTTTCAATTCTCttttaagacataaaataatCCACACCGGTGAGAAGCCCTATGCGTGTAATCAGTGTGGGAAAAGCTTTTCTCGCTCTGCTTCTCTTCAAAGACATACGAGAATCCACaccggagagaaaccctatgtatgtaagcagtgtgggaaagccttcattACTTCTATTTATCTTCAAATACACGAACGAACTCACACTGGGCAAAAACCCTATGTATGTAAGGACTGTGGGGATGCCTTCATGCTTTGGAATCAGTTTCGAAAACATAAAGTAACCCACAGTGGTGTGAATCCCCATGTTTGTAAGCAGTGTGGGAAAGCGTTCACTCGTCTCAGTTCCCTACAAATCCATGTAAGAACTCACACTGGTGAGAAGCCCTATGTGTGTAAGCAGTGCACAAAAGCCTTCAGGTCTTCGTATCAATTAGGAAGGCATGAAGTAAGTCATAGTGGTGTCAAGCCCTGTGAGTGCAAACAGTGTGAGAAGGGGTTCTTCTGTTCTACTACTTTTCGAAGTCATGAAAAGATACACAGCGGCGATAACCCCCATGTGTGCTCCCAATGTGAGAAAGTTTTGAGTTCCGAGAGTGCTTTGCGGAAACACAAAAtgattcacactggagagaaacctcgTCTGTGTAAGCAGTGTGGGAAAACCTTCACCCCCTTAAGTTCTCTTCAGTACCATGCGTTGATGCACAGTGGTGAGAAACCCCATGAGTGTTAGAGGTGTGGGAAAGGCTTTAGGTCTCTTAGTCACCTTAAAAAGCATGAAAGAACTCAACACTGAGTAGAAACGTGTTACTGAATGTCTCTTATGAAGACAGTCATTCTCCGTGGTTTACATCGCTAGCTTTGAAAGCAGTGCTTACCCTTTTTAAATGGCTGGGTTGCTTTCACATGAACTCACCCTGAGTGTGTGAAAGCCTATCATGCTGATGCCTTAAGAGCAAAACCAAATTAAACAGCAAACTTGAAACAGTCACATGGAgggaaaactataaaaaaaaataaataacagggaAATGATTTTTATTCTAAACGTTTTCTTCAAGTCCACGAACAGAATCATACTAGAGAAAAGCCCTCTGAATGCGAGTGACGCTGAACTCTTTTGTAGTCCCAGATCGCGGGAAAGACACGGCAGAGATTCgactgcagagaaaccttgcaCACATTTTCAATGTAGAAagtctccccttcttccctggtTCCTCCAAATACGTGTAAGTCAACCAGAGGGGACCAGAGGGATGACtaagcagctaagagcactggctgctctcccagaggacctaggtttgattcccagcagccacatggaagCCTACAACGGTGTCTAATTTCAGTTCCAAGGGGTCCAgtgtcctgtcctgacttcagtgGCCTCTGCATGCtcgtggtacacagacatccatgcaggcagatTACCTATACGcatagtaaattttttaaaaaccacactggagagaaactctTTGTATGTAGGTAATATTAGAAAGTCTTCCAGTACTACTGTTCCTTTTACAGAAATGAAAGATCCTATCACAGAGGAACCTTaaatacagactttttttttttaaaaaaaatagacttatTTGTATTAGtccatgtgtatgaatgctttgcctgcctgtgaggatgtgtgtgacatgtgtgctGTGCCTGCGCTACCGTGAAGAGCGCctcagaccctctggaactggagttacagatgattaggAACGGtcacagtgctgggaactgagcacgAGTCCTTTGTCAACATAgtgagtgcttttaaccactaagctaaaactctctgaccttcagacaaggtggaaataggcttacatttttgggcctccCCAGCTATGTTTATTGTTCTCTCAGTGTTTATTTTCTAACATACTTTCTTGCCTGTCTATGATGGTTGGTTTTAATGCCAACTTGCCACATAACAGAAGCACCTGAGTGTGGACCCTCACTGGAAGAActgttctaattttcttgactgatgtgggaagacccgcCCACCCCTCTTGTGGGTGGCACCTGCTGGCCCAGATAAAAGGGGTCTGGCAGAAGGGAGAACATCTTGCCTTTTGCTCACTTGTCCATCCTTCTTGTCACCTGGTTCTGTTGTCCTGTTGCTAGTAATGTTTATTTCACAGATATCAGATCTAGTGTTCCCAAACTTTCATTGTGTGTCGGGGCCAGCCGACCTGTCGAACAGTACCTGAATACGGGAGAGAGGATtatgaaagaaagagacaaaaaacaGGAGATAGACTCGGGAAGGTCTCGGTAAAGACTGCAGAAGCTCtgaatttatttctcataatCCTTTTATAGCAAAAAGGGGATGGCAAAAGACTTCCTTACCATGGTTCAAGGAACAAACCAGCCTAATCACCTCCTTAAAACATCTAGTAACCTTGTCTTTAGCCAAacatcctttttttttggggggggggccttAAGGAGCAAGACATCTGAGAGCATGCCTTTGACCAAACATCCTGTTAATTGGCCTTGAGGAGCAAGAACAAGCTTGAACTCTTTGACCTTAAGTCAAGATGGAATAGAGTCACTGTGATCTCCCACAATTGTGACCAGGGAAACAGGATAGTTCAGGAAACTTGTAGGCTCATTGTGCCAGATTGGGACTGCTGAagcccatccacccacccacttaccccccacctacccacccacagaCCCTCCACCCACTCACCTCCGACCACCAACCCGGAGTGCTATGGCTCCTGCCTCAGGGACTTAGGAATAACCACGCTATCGGCTCCCTGGTCATTCGGCTTTTGTCACTACTTTAAGGCTGACTTAATTCCATTTCTCTAGAGAAGCCTTTGGATACGGTGTCCTTTTAAGGTTGAGCTATTTTAAGATTGCTTTTAGAATAGCAAAtgataactttttctttttactcctaAGCAGGATACATATATTTTACAGACCAGGCCATGTTTAGAAGTTTGTTTAGTTTGTGTTGTATGAAAACATGAAGGCCCCTATCTCAAGAGATCCatacacctctgcctcctgaatgctgggattaaaggtgtgggccatctCAACCAGTCCAAtgggttgtgttttttttttaaacaatgagaTATGAAGATAGACATCCGATCGTCAA includes:
- the LOC119808497 gene encoding zinc finger protein 14-like, giving the protein MEEWAMLDPSQKELYKDMMMVILRNMVSIGNMRKQQKIENSGIKLRCQLVEKLHECKEDQEYAEIISFSTEGIVNHKFYPGVYIYIYIYIYIYIYIYIYIYICKRNGLVNVVIGYLALSVPLKPRPGRKTNEVQEHNKESGDTSSSSPSFQKHKSAGMEEKSNENKQSNEDMRIGQTHESTPAEEKRHECKQCGKTFTSLRSLKGHEQYHHAKKSFACKQCGKAFPSLSFLQVHKRIHTGERPYTCKQCGKTFAYSSSLLRREKIHTGLSPHQCQLCGKTFTRFNSLLRHKIIHTGEKPYACNQCGKSFSRSASLQRHTRIHTGEKPYVCKQCGKAFITSIYLQIHERTHTGQKPYVCKDCGDAFMLWNQFRKHKVTHSGVNPHVCKQCGKAFTRLSSLQIHVRTHTGEKPYVCKQCTKAFRSSYQLGRHEVSHSGVKPCECKQCEKGFFCSTTFRSHEKIHSGDNPHVCSQCEKVLSSESALRKHKMIHTGEKPRLCKQCGKTFTPLSSLQYHALMHSGEKPHEC